Proteins from one Syngnathoides biaculeatus isolate LvHL_M chromosome 8, ASM1980259v1, whole genome shotgun sequence genomic window:
- the mmp28 gene encoding matrix metalloproteinase-28 isoform X2, which yields MDRYRGGRGAQPVWILAATCLLGAARGSPLPVEPEAFLEKYGYLRDGNLAHDAVEMRSAIREFQWLSRLPVTGELDSATLRQMAEPRCGVSDEGSQRVWARRVNVVFAGTGSAAAPPPGRRKRAAAEAYKWSKRRLSYRIVNWPRRLRLSSVRLAASAAFQLWGNASGLAFREAPDGPADIRLAFYEGDHDDGAGNAFDGPGGTLAHAFPPRRGEAHFDEAERWTLNGHKGRNLFTVMAHEIGHTLGLEHSPVRHALMSPYYRKLGRGLVMSWDDVFAVQRLYGKPAGAGPARPPGEALRAALQEWEFMDAGDGHEGGPPLYCRSGVFDAITQDPNGTVLVFRGGVYWSVSAGGRASGPHPLRRRWPDLPAAIEAAAFSPLDAKWETHVALHGPNPRLRLPPPERRRGSTSPPGLRLFLRPFRAHGTAQGVSLLRPQPADLQPGALLPPPAERLEWRSAGHQRGAEPARRAPLPLQGAPLLEVRPGKSAGHSSGPVVQRAELDWLRASSSEQ from the exons ATGGACCGGTACCGGGGCGGCCGCGGCGCGCAGCCCGTCTGGATCTTGGCCGCGACTTGTTTGCTCGGCGCCGCCCGCGGCTCTCCGCTCCCCGTCGAGCCTGAG GCTTTCCTGGAAAAATATGGCTACCTTCGTGACGGCAACCTCGCCCACGACGCAGTTGAGATGCGCTCGGCAATCCG GGAGTTCCAGTGGTTGTCTCGCCTGCCCGTGACAGGCGAACTGGACAGCGCCACCTTGAGGCAGATGGCCGAGCCGCGCTGCGGCGTGTCGGACGAGGGCAGCCAGCGGGTGTGGGCTCGGAGGGTCAACGTCGTCTTCGCCGGGACGGGTTCTGCCgcggcgccgccgccgggcCGCAGGAAGCGCGCCGCAGCCGAAG CCTACAAGTGGTCCAAGCGCCGCCTGTCCTACCGGATCGTGAACTGGCCGCGGCGCTTGCGTCTGAGCTCGGTGCGACTGGCGGCGAGCGCCGCTTTCCAGCTGTGGGGGAACGCGTCGGGCCTGGCGTTCCGGGAGGCCCCCGACGGGCCCGCCGACATCCGGCTGGCCTTTTACGAGGGGGACCACGACGACGGCGCCGGCAACGCCTTTGACGGGCCAG GGGGGACCCTGGCCCACGCCTTCCCGCCCCGCCGAGGCGAAGCCCACTTCGACGAGGCCGAGAGGTGGACCCTGAACGGGCACAAGGGCCGCAACCTGTTCACGGTGATGGCCCACGAGATCGGACACACCCTGGGCCTGGAGCACTCGCCCGTGCGTCACGCCCTCATGTCGCCCTACTACAGGAAGCTGGGCCGCGGTCTGGTCATGAGCTGGGACGACGTCTTCGCCGTGCAGCGGCTGTACG GTAAGCCGGCAGGCGCCGGGCCGGCGCGCCCGCCGGGCGAGGCGCTGCGCGCCGCCCTGCAAGAGTGGGAGTTCATGGACGCCGGCGACGGGCACGAGGGCGGCCCGCCCCTCTACTGCCGATCCGGCGTGTTTGACGCCATCACTCAAG ACCCCAACGGGACCGTGCTGGTGTTCCGAGGCGGCGTGTACTGGAGCGTGTCGGCCGGGGGGAGGGCGAGCGGCCCGCATCCTCTTCGCCGGCGTTGGCCCGACCTCCCCGCGGCCATCGAGGCCGCCGCCTTCTCGCCGTTGGACGCAAAGTG GGAAACGCACGTGGCGCTACACGGACCAAATCCTCGACTCCGGCTTCCCCCGCCAGAGCGCCGACGTGGGTCTACCTCGCCACCCGGACTGCGCCTTTTTCTACGCCCCTTTAGGGCACATGGTACTGCTCAAGGGGTCTCGCTACTTCGTCCTCAACCTGCAGACCTTCAGCCGGGAGCCCTACTACCCCCGCCAGCTGAAAGACTGGAGTGGCGTTCCGCAGGGCACCAACGGGGCGCTGAGCCGGCCCGACGGGCGCCTCTACCTCTTCAGGGAGCGCCGCTTCTGGAGGTTCGACCCGGGAAAAGTGCGGGTCACTCGAGTGGGCCAGTGGTCCAAAGAGCTGAGCTGGACTGGTTGCGGGCAAGCTCCTCAGAGCAATGA
- the mmp28 gene encoding matrix metalloproteinase-28 isoform X1, whose product MDRYRGGRGAQPVWILAATCLLGAARGSPLPVEPEAFLEKYGYLRDGNLAHDAVEMRSAIREFQWLSRLPVTGELDSATLRQMAEPRCGVSDEGSQRVWARRVNVVFAGTGSAAAPPPGRRKRAAAEAYKWSKRRLSYRIVNWPRRLRLSSVRLAASAAFQLWGNASGLAFREAPDGPADIRLAFYEGDHDDGAGNAFDGPGGTLAHAFPPRRGEAHFDEAERWTLNGHKGRNLFTVMAHEIGHTLGLEHSPVRHALMSPYYRKLGRGLVMSWDDVFAVQRLYGKPAGAGPARPPGEALRAALQEWEFMDAGDGHEGGPPLYCRSGVFDAITQDPNGTVLVFRGGVYWSVSAGGRASGPHPLRRRWPDLPAAIEAAAFSPLDAKWYFFRGKRTWRYTDQILDSGFPRQSADVGLPRHPDCAFFYAPLGHMVLLKGSRYFVLNLQTFSREPYYPRQLKDWSGVPQGTNGALSRPDGRLYLFRERRFWRFDPGKVRVTRVGQWSKELSWTGCGQAPQSNDIA is encoded by the exons ATGGACCGGTACCGGGGCGGCCGCGGCGCGCAGCCCGTCTGGATCTTGGCCGCGACTTGTTTGCTCGGCGCCGCCCGCGGCTCTCCGCTCCCCGTCGAGCCTGAG GCTTTCCTGGAAAAATATGGCTACCTTCGTGACGGCAACCTCGCCCACGACGCAGTTGAGATGCGCTCGGCAATCCG GGAGTTCCAGTGGTTGTCTCGCCTGCCCGTGACAGGCGAACTGGACAGCGCCACCTTGAGGCAGATGGCCGAGCCGCGCTGCGGCGTGTCGGACGAGGGCAGCCAGCGGGTGTGGGCTCGGAGGGTCAACGTCGTCTTCGCCGGGACGGGTTCTGCCgcggcgccgccgccgggcCGCAGGAAGCGCGCCGCAGCCGAAG CCTACAAGTGGTCCAAGCGCCGCCTGTCCTACCGGATCGTGAACTGGCCGCGGCGCTTGCGTCTGAGCTCGGTGCGACTGGCGGCGAGCGCCGCTTTCCAGCTGTGGGGGAACGCGTCGGGCCTGGCGTTCCGGGAGGCCCCCGACGGGCCCGCCGACATCCGGCTGGCCTTTTACGAGGGGGACCACGACGACGGCGCCGGCAACGCCTTTGACGGGCCAG GGGGGACCCTGGCCCACGCCTTCCCGCCCCGCCGAGGCGAAGCCCACTTCGACGAGGCCGAGAGGTGGACCCTGAACGGGCACAAGGGCCGCAACCTGTTCACGGTGATGGCCCACGAGATCGGACACACCCTGGGCCTGGAGCACTCGCCCGTGCGTCACGCCCTCATGTCGCCCTACTACAGGAAGCTGGGCCGCGGTCTGGTCATGAGCTGGGACGACGTCTTCGCCGTGCAGCGGCTGTACG GTAAGCCGGCAGGCGCCGGGCCGGCGCGCCCGCCGGGCGAGGCGCTGCGCGCCGCCCTGCAAGAGTGGGAGTTCATGGACGCCGGCGACGGGCACGAGGGCGGCCCGCCCCTCTACTGCCGATCCGGCGTGTTTGACGCCATCACTCAAG ACCCCAACGGGACCGTGCTGGTGTTCCGAGGCGGCGTGTACTGGAGCGTGTCGGCCGGGGGGAGGGCGAGCGGCCCGCATCCTCTTCGCCGGCGTTGGCCCGACCTCCCCGCGGCCATCGAGGCCGCCGCCTTCTCGCCGTTGGACGCAAAGTGGTACTTCTTTCGAG GGAAACGCACGTGGCGCTACACGGACCAAATCCTCGACTCCGGCTTCCCCCGCCAGAGCGCCGACGTGGGTCTACCTCGCCACCCGGACTGCGCCTTTTTCTACGCCCCTTTAGGGCACATGGTACTGCTCAAGGGGTCTCGCTACTTCGTCCTCAACCTGCAGACCTTCAGCCGGGAGCCCTACTACCCCCGCCAGCTGAAAGACTGGAGTGGCGTTCCGCAGGGCACCAACGGGGCGCTGAGCCGGCCCGACGGGCGCCTCTACCTCTTCAGGGAGCGCCGCTTCTGGAGGTTCGACCCGGGAAAAGTGCGGGTCACTCGAGTGGGCCAGTGGTCCAAAGAGCTGAGCTGGACTGGTTGCGGGCAAGCTCCTCAGAGCAATGACATCGCGTGA
- the LOC133505345 gene encoding protein FAM124B isoform X1: MATRPKMQASRSRSRRHKMEARCFPKKKNPQNPLLVFYFRSDCGRMSTSPAELTSRRTRERHRQRRFGLDLHLLANPGDSLLLQHSLDRLLRWLCPSLRVFHVSERASPRGGFARLSPGAASPSLAVTFFLHEAYGEERILKVLDFFQRPPWRYHHTENCGGKLAAGVRVPSGADASPRPYLLPSRDFYSLGPGMPVWGVRPVHCGGEILRVTLYSGYDNYEDAVRFYETVLQQRAQEQKTGFCWFTLHTEPGLCLQLALKRVSAGVHVEPCNSAVLQFSVEEIGQLVPLLPNPCTPISTSRWQTEDLDGNKVLFQVKTPTQSKPPLTCAFPPTHLKGGGPVQNPPAAWQSHRRGARPAGDAAARKPPGSRGSSSCCSTPPGSSCYSSRGSSPGPPPASDSPLRPPAARSLSRLLLEDDDHDGETNVDTGVAVARAAPAGSGTAPDFSDPPSSRVNGGDPADEFFI; this comes from the exons ATGGCGACCAGACCAAAGATGCAAGCGTCCCGAAGCCGCAGCCGCCGCCACAAGATGGAGGCACgttgtttcccaaaaaaaaaaaaccctcaaaatcCTCTTCTCGTGTTCTATTTTAGATCGGACTGCGGTAGGATGTCAACATCTCCCG CCGAGCTCACGAGCCGGCGCACCCGCGAGCGGCACCGGCAGCGTCGCTTCGGTCTCGACTTGCACCTGCTGGCCAACCCCGGAGATTCTCTCCTGCTGCAGCACAGCCTGGACCGCCTGCTGCGCTGGCTCTGCCCGAGCCTCCGCGTCTTCCACGTGTCCGAGAGGGCCTCTCCTCGCGGGGGCTTCGCTCGGCTCTCTCCGGGGGCCG CTTCGCCTTCTCTGGCCGTCACCTTCTTTCTCCACGAGGCTTACGGAGAAGAGCGGATCCTCAAAGTTCTGGACTTCTTCCAGCGACCGCCCTGGCGCTACCACCACACGGAAAACTGCGGCGGCAAGCTTGCCGCCGGGGTCCGCGTCCCCTCCGGCGCCGACGCCTCGCCGCGGCCCTACCTCCTCCCCAGTCGGGACTTCTACAGCCTGGGCCCGGGGATGCCCGTGTGGGGCGTCCGGCCGGTCCACTGCGGGGGGGAGATCCTGCGCGTGACGCTCTACAGCGGCTACGACAACTACGAGGACGCCGTGCGATTCTACGAGACGGTGCTGCAGCAGCGGGCCCAGGAGCAGAAGACGGGATTCTGCTGGTTCACCCTCCACACCG aACCAGGCCTGTGCCTGCAGCTCGCGTTGAAGCGGGTGTCGGCGGGGGTCCACGTGGAGCCGTGTAACTCGGCCGTGCTGCAGTTCAGCGTGGAGGAGATCGGCCAGTTGGTCCCTCTGCTGCCCAACCCTTGCACGCCCATCAGCACCTCTCGCTGGCAGACCGAAGACCTGGACGGAAACAAAGTTCTCTTCCAG GTGAAGACCCCGACGCAAAGCAAGCCGCCTTTGACCTGCGCTTTCCCCCCGACGCACCTCAAGGGCGGAGGACCCGTCCAAAACCCGCCGGCGGCCTGGCAAAGCCACAGACGCG GCGCGAGACCCGCCGGCGACGCGGCCGCGCGGAAGCCTCCGGGAAGCCGAGGCTCAagcagctgctgcagcaccCCCCCGGGCAGCTCTTGCTACTCCTCCCGAGGCAGCAGCCCGGGGCCCCCGCCCGCCTCCGACTCCCCCCTGCGCCCCCCCGCGGCCCGTTCGCTCTCTCGTCTGCTGCTGGAGGACGACGACCACGACGGGGAGACCAACGTGGACACGGGCGTCGCCGTGGCTCGCGCTGCCCCCGCGGGAAGCGGGACCGCGCCCGATTTTTCCGACCCGCCGTCGTCGCGAGTCAATGGCGGGGATCCGGCCGACGAGTTCTTCATCTGA
- the taf15 gene encoding TATA-binding protein-associated factor 2N isoform X2, with translation MDSMAAHRVTVLMVVNKVVRAMVKAKEMAEVLTGAKAMVVMVISKLGLRKRATVSLREATGNNSPMIITDRSHLVKSHMDNKHRMAAVVRDKVEMALANRDPTVVRAKAAAEAAAVTEDGAKAKAAGRVAGLAATKETGRREAAVTEAEVAAATTAAATTAVAATTVAATTAVAATTAVEEADILVWGSRDYGSRDESGGDQDNSDNNTIFVQGLGEEATVQEVGDFFKQIGIIKVNKKTGQPMINLYSDKATGRPKGEATVSFDDPPSAKAAIDWFDGKEFNGKPIKVSFATRRAEFTQRGGGRGGGRGGYRGRGGGGPNFDMKGGDWPCPNSSCGNMNFARRQECNKCGAPKPGDSGGFGDRGGRGGYGGDRGGGFRGRGGFRGGDRGGYGGDRGGGGYGGGYKMGGRGDRRDDRRERPY, from the exons ATGGACAGCATGGCGGCTCACAGAG TTACGGTTCTTATGGTGGTCAACAAGGTGGTCAG AGCTATGGTCAAGGCCAAGGAAATGGCGGAAGTTCTTACGGGGGCCAAAGCTATGGTGGTTATGGTAATCAGCAAGCTGGGGCTACGCAAG aGGGCTACAGTCAGTCTCAGGGAGGCTACGGGCAACAACAGTCCTATGATAATTACGGACAGGAGTCATCTAG TGAAAAGTCATATGGACAACAAGCATCGTATGGCGGCGGTGGTCAGGGACAAAGTGGAGATGGCTTTGGCCAACAGGGATCCTACGGTGGTCAGGGCcaaggcggcggcggaggcggcggcggttACGGAAGATGGAGCGAAG GCGAAAGCGGCGGGCAGGGTGGCAGGTTTGGCCGCGACCAAGGAGACCGGCCGGAGGGAGGCGGCGGTTACAGAGGCCGAGGTCGCGGCGGCTACGACCGCGGCGGCTACGACCGCAGTGGCGGCTACGACCGTGGCGGCTACGACCGCAGTGGCGGCTACGACCGCGGTGGAAGAGGCGGACATCCTGGTATGGG GCTCTCGAGACTACGGCTCAAGGGATGAATCGG GTGGCGATCAGGACAACTCCGACAACAACACCATTTTTGTTCAAGGCCTGGGAGAAGAAGCCACGGTTCAGGAAGTCGGCGACTTCTTCAAGCAAATTGGCATTATTAAG GTGAACAAGAAGACCGGCCAGCCGATGATCAACCTCTACTCTGACAAGGCCACCGGTCGGCCAAAGGGCGAAGCTACAGTCTCCTTTGATGACCCGCCTTCTGCCAAAGCCGCTATCGACTGGTTTGACG GCAAAGAGTTCAACGGCAAACCCATCAAAGTGTCATTTGCCACCCGCAGAGCCGAGTTTACACAGAGAGGCGGCGGACGAGGGGGTGGACGAGGAG GTTATCGAGGTCGCGGCGGTGGAGGTCCTAACTTTGACATGAAGGGAGGAGACTGGCCTTGCCCCAACAG CTCCTGCGGCAACATGAATTTTGCGCGCCGACAAGAGTGTAACAAGTGTGGCGCCCCCAAACCCGGAGACTCGGGAGGATTCGGAG ACCGCGGCGGCAGAGGTGGTTACGGTGGCGACAGAGGGGGTGGATTCCGCGGCCGCGGAGGATTCCGTGGGGGAGACCGAGGCGGCTACGGTGGCGACCGCGGCGGCGGAGGATACGGAGGGGGGTACAAAATGGGAGGAAG AGGTGACCGGAGGGATGACAGGAGAGAGCGGCCATATTAA
- the taf15 gene encoding TATA-binding protein-associated factor 2N isoform X1 codes for MATDSGYGQHGGSQSYGSYGGQQGGQSYGQGQGNGGSSYGGQSYGGYGNQQAGATQEGYSQSQGGYGQQQSYDNYGQESSSEKSYGQQASYGGGGQGQSGDGFGQQGSYGGQGQGGGGGGGGYGRWSEGESGGQGGRFGRDQGDRPEGGGGYRGRGRGGYDRGGYDRSGGYDRGGYDRSGGYDRGGRGGHPGMGGGDRGGFKNFGGSRDYGSRDESGGDQDNSDNNTIFVQGLGEEATVQEVGDFFKQIGIIKVNKKTGQPMINLYSDKATGRPKGEATVSFDDPPSAKAAIDWFDGKEFNGKPIKVSFATRRAEFTQRGGGRGGGRGGYRGRGGGGPNFDMKGGDWPCPNSSCGNMNFARRQECNKCGAPKPGDSGGFGDRGGRGGYGGDRGGGFRGRGGFRGGDRGGYGGDRGGGGYGGGYKMGGRGDRRDDRRERPY; via the exons ATGGCCACCG attcGGGATATGGACAGCATGGCGGCTCACAGAG TTACGGTTCTTATGGTGGTCAACAAGGTGGTCAG AGCTATGGTCAAGGCCAAGGAAATGGCGGAAGTTCTTACGGGGGCCAAAGCTATGGTGGTTATGGTAATCAGCAAGCTGGGGCTACGCAAG aGGGCTACAGTCAGTCTCAGGGAGGCTACGGGCAACAACAGTCCTATGATAATTACGGACAGGAGTCATCTAG TGAAAAGTCATATGGACAACAAGCATCGTATGGCGGCGGTGGTCAGGGACAAAGTGGAGATGGCTTTGGCCAACAGGGATCCTACGGTGGTCAGGGCcaaggcggcggcggaggcggcggcggttACGGAAGATGGAGCGAAG GCGAAAGCGGCGGGCAGGGTGGCAGGTTTGGCCGCGACCAAGGAGACCGGCCGGAGGGAGGCGGCGGTTACAGAGGCCGAGGTCGCGGCGGCTACGACCGCGGCGGCTACGACCGCAGTGGCGGCTACGACCGTGGCGGCTACGACCGCAGTGGCGGCTACGACCGCGGTGGAAGAGGCGGACATCCTGGTATGGG AGGTGGTGACCGTGGTGGCTTCAAAAATTTCGGTG GCTCTCGAGACTACGGCTCAAGGGATGAATCGG GTGGCGATCAGGACAACTCCGACAACAACACCATTTTTGTTCAAGGCCTGGGAGAAGAAGCCACGGTTCAGGAAGTCGGCGACTTCTTCAAGCAAATTGGCATTATTAAG GTGAACAAGAAGACCGGCCAGCCGATGATCAACCTCTACTCTGACAAGGCCACCGGTCGGCCAAAGGGCGAAGCTACAGTCTCCTTTGATGACCCGCCTTCTGCCAAAGCCGCTATCGACTGGTTTGACG GCAAAGAGTTCAACGGCAAACCCATCAAAGTGTCATTTGCCACCCGCAGAGCCGAGTTTACACAGAGAGGCGGCGGACGAGGGGGTGGACGAGGAG GTTATCGAGGTCGCGGCGGTGGAGGTCCTAACTTTGACATGAAGGGAGGAGACTGGCCTTGCCCCAACAG CTCCTGCGGCAACATGAATTTTGCGCGCCGACAAGAGTGTAACAAGTGTGGCGCCCCCAAACCCGGAGACTCGGGAGGATTCGGAG ACCGCGGCGGCAGAGGTGGTTACGGTGGCGACAGAGGGGGTGGATTCCGCGGCCGCGGAGGATTCCGTGGGGGAGACCGAGGCGGCTACGGTGGCGACCGCGGCGGCGGAGGATACGGAGGGGGGTACAAAATGGGAGGAAG AGGTGACCGGAGGGATGACAGGAGAGAGCGGCCATATTAA
- the LOC133505345 gene encoding protein FAM124B isoform X2, with the protein MSTSPAELTSRRTRERHRQRRFGLDLHLLANPGDSLLLQHSLDRLLRWLCPSLRVFHVSERASPRGGFARLSPGAASPSLAVTFFLHEAYGEERILKVLDFFQRPPWRYHHTENCGGKLAAGVRVPSGADASPRPYLLPSRDFYSLGPGMPVWGVRPVHCGGEILRVTLYSGYDNYEDAVRFYETVLQQRAQEQKTGFCWFTLHTEPGLCLQLALKRVSAGVHVEPCNSAVLQFSVEEIGQLVPLLPNPCTPISTSRWQTEDLDGNKVLFQVKTPTQSKPPLTCAFPPTHLKGGGPVQNPPAAWQSHRRGARPAGDAAARKPPGSRGSSSCCSTPPGSSCYSSRGSSPGPPPASDSPLRPPAARSLSRLLLEDDDHDGETNVDTGVAVARAAPAGSGTAPDFSDPPSSRVNGGDPADEFFI; encoded by the exons ATGTCAACATCTCCCG CCGAGCTCACGAGCCGGCGCACCCGCGAGCGGCACCGGCAGCGTCGCTTCGGTCTCGACTTGCACCTGCTGGCCAACCCCGGAGATTCTCTCCTGCTGCAGCACAGCCTGGACCGCCTGCTGCGCTGGCTCTGCCCGAGCCTCCGCGTCTTCCACGTGTCCGAGAGGGCCTCTCCTCGCGGGGGCTTCGCTCGGCTCTCTCCGGGGGCCG CTTCGCCTTCTCTGGCCGTCACCTTCTTTCTCCACGAGGCTTACGGAGAAGAGCGGATCCTCAAAGTTCTGGACTTCTTCCAGCGACCGCCCTGGCGCTACCACCACACGGAAAACTGCGGCGGCAAGCTTGCCGCCGGGGTCCGCGTCCCCTCCGGCGCCGACGCCTCGCCGCGGCCCTACCTCCTCCCCAGTCGGGACTTCTACAGCCTGGGCCCGGGGATGCCCGTGTGGGGCGTCCGGCCGGTCCACTGCGGGGGGGAGATCCTGCGCGTGACGCTCTACAGCGGCTACGACAACTACGAGGACGCCGTGCGATTCTACGAGACGGTGCTGCAGCAGCGGGCCCAGGAGCAGAAGACGGGATTCTGCTGGTTCACCCTCCACACCG aACCAGGCCTGTGCCTGCAGCTCGCGTTGAAGCGGGTGTCGGCGGGGGTCCACGTGGAGCCGTGTAACTCGGCCGTGCTGCAGTTCAGCGTGGAGGAGATCGGCCAGTTGGTCCCTCTGCTGCCCAACCCTTGCACGCCCATCAGCACCTCTCGCTGGCAGACCGAAGACCTGGACGGAAACAAAGTTCTCTTCCAG GTGAAGACCCCGACGCAAAGCAAGCCGCCTTTGACCTGCGCTTTCCCCCCGACGCACCTCAAGGGCGGAGGACCCGTCCAAAACCCGCCGGCGGCCTGGCAAAGCCACAGACGCG GCGCGAGACCCGCCGGCGACGCGGCCGCGCGGAAGCCTCCGGGAAGCCGAGGCTCAagcagctgctgcagcaccCCCCCGGGCAGCTCTTGCTACTCCTCCCGAGGCAGCAGCCCGGGGCCCCCGCCCGCCTCCGACTCCCCCCTGCGCCCCCCCGCGGCCCGTTCGCTCTCTCGTCTGCTGCTGGAGGACGACGACCACGACGGGGAGACCAACGTGGACACGGGCGTCGCCGTGGCTCGCGCTGCCCCCGCGGGAAGCGGGACCGCGCCCGATTTTTCCGACCCGCCGTCGTCGCGAGTCAATGGCGGGGATCCGGCCGACGAGTTCTTCATCTGA